One Megasphaera vaginalis (ex Bordigoni et al. 2020) DNA window includes the following coding sequences:
- the sufC gene encoding Fe-S cluster assembly ATPase SufC: MSELVRVEGLKVAVEGKEILKGLDLVINKGETHVIMGSNGAGKSTLFHAIMGNPSYKVTAGRIFFEGKEITDMPVNERAKAGIFMAFQQPIAVQGITVENFLRNAKSTVTGETQRIMPFRKKMHQQMEKLAMQRSYGERYVNDGFSGGERKKTEILQMCMLEPKLTMLDEIDSGLDVDAVRIVSETVAAYHNENNSILVITHHSEILQKLRPDFVHVLIDGRIIKTGDASLIDDIEANGYDVYKEQIK, encoded by the coding sequence ATGAGTGAATTAGTAAGAGTAGAAGGCCTGAAGGTTGCTGTGGAAGGCAAGGAAATTCTCAAGGGTCTCGACCTGGTTATCAACAAGGGAGAGACACATGTCATTATGGGATCCAACGGCGCCGGCAAATCGACGTTATTTCATGCGATTATGGGCAACCCCAGCTACAAGGTGACGGCAGGCCGCATTTTCTTTGAAGGAAAAGAAATTACGGATATGCCGGTAAACGAACGTGCCAAGGCAGGCATTTTCATGGCTTTTCAGCAGCCTATTGCCGTACAGGGAATTACCGTCGAAAACTTCCTGCGCAATGCTAAAAGCACGGTAACCGGTGAGACGCAGCGGATCATGCCGTTTCGGAAAAAAATGCATCAGCAAATGGAAAAGCTCGCCATGCAGCGCTCCTATGGCGAACGTTATGTCAATGACGGCTTTTCCGGCGGTGAACGGAAGAAGACGGAAATCCTTCAGATGTGTATGCTCGAACCGAAACTGACGATGCTAGATGAAATCGATTCCGGCCTTGATGTCGATGCCGTTCGCATCGTGTCTGAAACGGTTGCCGCTTACCATAATGAAAATAATTCGATTCTCGTTATCACCCATCACAGTGAAATTCTTCAGAAGCTGCGGCCTGACTTCGTTCATGTGTTGATCGACGGTCGTATCATCAAGACCGGCGATGCCTCTCTGATCGATGACATTGAAGCCAACGGCTATGATGTTTATAAAGAACAGATAAAATAG